The Streptomyces sp. NBC_01244 genome contains a region encoding:
- a CDS encoding MarR family winged helix-turn-helix transcriptional regulator, protein MEDEVDRLVAAWRRERPDLDVEPLEVLSRVSRLARHLDRARRLAFSEHGLEPWEFDVLTSLRRAGAPYQLSPGQLLTQTLVTSGTMTNRIDRLAKKGLVERLPDPNDRRGVLVRLSPEGRDRADQALAGLLAQERAILAQLSRTQRADLAGLLRQLTAPFDNIPG, encoded by the coding sequence ATGGAGGACGAGGTCGACCGACTGGTCGCGGCATGGCGGCGCGAACGCCCTGACCTCGACGTGGAACCACTCGAGGTGCTCAGCCGCGTCAGCAGGCTCGCGCGGCATCTCGACCGCGCCCGACGGCTGGCCTTCTCCGAGCACGGCCTGGAGCCGTGGGAGTTCGACGTCCTGACCTCGCTGCGGCGAGCGGGCGCGCCCTACCAGCTCTCCCCCGGCCAGCTGTTGACGCAGACCCTGGTGACCTCCGGGACCATGACCAACCGCATCGACCGGCTCGCCAAGAAGGGCCTCGTCGAACGGCTGCCGGACCCCAACGACCGCCGCGGGGTCCTGGTGCGCCTCAGCCCCGAAGGCCGCGACCGCGCCGACCAGGCGCTCGCCGGGCTGCTGGCCCAGGAACGAGCGATCCTGGCCCAGCTCTCGCGGACGCAGCGCGCCGATCTCGCCGGCTTGCTACGCCAGTTGACCGCTCCGTTCGACAACATCCCCGGCTAG
- a CDS encoding outer membrane protein assembly factor BamB family protein: MSTPPPPSQPPSGGFGAPQDPPPGGFSAPPPPPAPPAMPAGPPPPPAQPPTVPAPAGSPGGQASYGYPQEQSYGYPQQPGTAPMYAAQSPAVPAGGRGGNDVRTQLMIVGAALLAIVLIVGGGFWYVSGEDEGSGSQPVAGGSESPGGDKAPGGGGTEKAPAKTKSKTLVNVPMPESKEIVQIPGSWLTDTTYAKSDMAKVVGYNLADGTKKWEIPLGANVCAASRWVSDNKTAILFDEAMPTAEKKYPQCRQVGVIDLNTGKLLWKATAKSQTGGDKPVVLAEVTVTGQTVAAGGLSGGAAWNLADGKVLWSAKTDADRCEDLGYGGGPALAVIRRCGQHPDYVLHAQSLDPVSGAPKGSYKLPAGIDFAQIVSTKPLIVAADVNDTSKNATGVSDLFVLDDAGQLKTRIPLTSGNYNPECGATEVEDCTNMVVGNGKLYLPTEEHKGTTEYGRTNEIVSFDLETGKLTTDRADAGERYTVYPLRMDGSNLIAYKVPPYDGGGQVVSIDGKTMKETVLMQNPANKESQRAETQFLPDSGEFRYGNGKFFIARTAVMSRSSGSDPYYTFVSFTTG, translated from the coding sequence ATGAGTACCCCGCCGCCCCCCAGCCAGCCGCCGTCCGGCGGGTTCGGCGCGCCGCAGGACCCGCCGCCGGGCGGCTTCTCCGCGCCCCCGCCCCCGCCGGCGCCCCCGGCCATGCCGGCCGGCCCCCCGCCGCCCCCGGCCCAGCCGCCGACCGTCCCGGCGCCGGCCGGGTCCCCCGGCGGGCAGGCCTCGTACGGGTATCCGCAGGAGCAGTCCTACGGCTACCCGCAGCAGCCCGGCACCGCGCCCATGTACGCGGCCCAGAGCCCGGCCGTCCCGGCCGGCGGCCGCGGCGGCAACGACGTCCGCACGCAGCTGATGATCGTCGGCGCGGCCCTCCTGGCCATCGTCCTCATCGTCGGCGGCGGCTTCTGGTACGTCTCCGGCGAGGACGAGGGCTCCGGCAGCCAGCCCGTGGCCGGCGGCAGCGAGAGCCCCGGCGGCGACAAGGCCCCGGGCGGCGGCGGCACCGAGAAGGCACCGGCCAAGACCAAGTCGAAGACCTTGGTCAACGTCCCGATGCCGGAGTCGAAGGAGATCGTCCAGATCCCCGGGTCCTGGCTCACCGACACCACCTACGCCAAGTCCGACATGGCCAAGGTCGTCGGCTACAACCTGGCCGACGGCACCAAGAAGTGGGAGATCCCGCTCGGCGCCAACGTCTGCGCCGCCAGCCGCTGGGTCTCGGACAACAAGACGGCGATCCTCTTCGACGAGGCCATGCCGACGGCCGAGAAGAAGTACCCGCAGTGCAGGCAGGTCGGCGTCATCGACCTGAACACCGGCAAGCTCCTGTGGAAGGCGACCGCCAAGTCCCAGACCGGCGGCGACAAGCCGGTCGTCCTCGCGGAGGTGACCGTCACCGGCCAGACCGTCGCCGCTGGCGGCCTGAGCGGCGGCGCCGCCTGGAACCTCGCCGACGGCAAGGTCCTGTGGTCCGCCAAGACCGACGCGGACCGGTGCGAGGACCTCGGCTACGGGGGCGGCCCGGCCCTCGCGGTGATCCGCCGCTGCGGCCAGCACCCGGACTACGTGCTGCACGCCCAGAGCCTCGACCCGGTCAGCGGTGCGCCCAAGGGCTCGTACAAGCTGCCCGCGGGCATCGACTTCGCCCAGATCGTCTCCACCAAGCCGCTGATCGTCGCGGCGGACGTCAACGACACCTCCAAGAACGCCACCGGCGTCAGCGACCTCTTCGTCCTCGACGACGCGGGCCAGCTCAAGACGCGCATCCCGCTCACCTCGGGCAACTACAACCCCGAGTGCGGGGCCACCGAGGTCGAGGACTGCACCAACATGGTCGTCGGCAACGGCAAGCTCTACCTGCCGACCGAGGAGCACAAGGGCACGACCGAATACGGCCGCACCAACGAGATCGTCTCCTTCGACCTGGAGACCGGCAAGCTGACCACCGACCGCGCCGACGCCGGCGAGCGCTACACCGTCTACCCGCTGCGCATGGACGGCTCCAACCTCATCGCCTACAAGGTCCCGCCCTACGACGGCGGCGGCCAGGTCGTCTCCATCGACGGCAAGACGATGAAGGAGACCGTGCTCATGCAGAACCCGGCGAACAAGGAGTCGCAGCGCGCCGAGACCCAGTTCCTGCCGGACTCCGGCGAATTCCGCTACGGCAACGGGAAGTTCTTCATCGCCCGCACCGCCGTGATGAGCAGGTCCTCGGGCTCCGACCCGTACTACACCTTCGTCTCCTTCACGACGGGCTGA
- a CDS encoding response regulator transcription factor, giving the protein MVRIRVLVVDDHRIFAESLAAALAAEPDVDVSAAGSGPAALRCLERAVAEGRRFDVLLVDSDLAAVPAGVPAQRESASVPPAADGIALVAGVRVSHPDVRTVVLAERDDARRAALALQAGASGWVAKDCSLSRLLAVIRGVLREETHLPPALLTGVLRELTAARKHRTDSERLVESLTPREHEVLRCMVAGLGRKDVAARLFLSPHTVRTHMQNVLGKLGVHSTLAAVALARRAGVRPADLPGLPGQGLAGDVVERSGQLA; this is encoded by the coding sequence GTGGTCCGTATCCGGGTACTCGTGGTCGACGATCACCGCATCTTCGCCGAATCTCTCGCCGCCGCGCTCGCGGCCGAACCGGACGTGGACGTCTCCGCGGCCGGCAGTGGCCCCGCCGCGCTGCGCTGCCTCGAACGCGCGGTGGCCGAGGGCCGCCGCTTCGACGTTCTGCTCGTCGATTCCGACCTGGCCGCCGTCCCCGCGGGCGTTCCCGCCCAGCGGGAGTCCGCCTCCGTCCCGCCCGCCGCCGACGGGATCGCGCTGGTGGCAGGCGTACGGGTGTCCCATCCCGATGTCCGTACGGTCGTGCTCGCCGAGCGCGACGACGCACGCCGGGCCGCCCTCGCGCTCCAGGCGGGAGCATCGGGCTGGGTGGCCAAGGACTGCTCGCTCTCACGGCTCCTGGCCGTCATCCGCGGAGTCCTGCGCGAGGAGACGCACCTTCCGCCCGCGCTGCTCACGGGAGTGCTCCGCGAGCTGACCGCGGCGCGCAAGCACCGTACCGACAGCGAACGGCTGGTGGAGTCCCTCACGCCCAGGGAACACGAGGTGCTGCGCTGCATGGTGGCGGGGCTGGGCCGCAAGGACGTGGCCGCGCGGCTGTTCCTCTCCCCGCACACCGTCCGCACCCACATGCAGAACGTGCTGGGCAAGCTGGGCGTGCACTCCACGCTCGCGGCGGTCGCCCTGGCCCGGCGGGCCGGGGTACGTCCCGCCGACCTGCCGGGACTGCCGGGGCAGGGACTAGCCGGGGATGTTGTCGAACGGAGCGGTCAACTGGCGTAG
- the galE gene encoding UDP-glucose 4-epimerase GalE — MSETASSKDSKYLVTGGAGYVGGVVVAHLLEEGHEVTVLDDLSTGFRSGVPSGAEFIEGRIQDAAEYLDPSYDGVLHFAASSQVGESVVNPGKYWENNVGGTLALLAAMRGAGVRRLVFSSTAATYGEPGDGPLTESSVTAPTNPYGASKLAVDHMIAGECAAHGLAAVSLRYFNVAGAYGRFGELHDPETHLIPLVLQVALGERESISVFGEDYPTPDGTCVRDYIHVADLAEAHLAALRVAAGGEHLVCNLGNGSGFSVREVIETVRKVTGKEIPEIVAPRRDGDPAFLVASARTAHERLGWTPTRSDLTGIVTDAWNFTRARRG; from the coding sequence GTGAGCGAGACGGCGTCTTCCAAGGATTCCAAATACCTGGTCACCGGCGGAGCCGGATACGTGGGCGGGGTGGTCGTGGCCCACCTCCTGGAGGAGGGCCACGAGGTCACCGTCCTCGACGACCTCTCCACCGGCTTCCGTTCCGGGGTGCCGTCGGGCGCCGAGTTCATCGAGGGCCGGATCCAGGACGCCGCCGAGTACCTGGACCCGTCCTACGACGGGGTCCTGCACTTCGCGGCCTCCTCGCAGGTCGGCGAATCCGTGGTGAACCCCGGCAAGTACTGGGAGAACAACGTCGGCGGCACCCTGGCCCTGCTGGCCGCGATGCGCGGGGCGGGCGTGCGCCGACTGGTGTTCTCCTCCACCGCGGCCACCTATGGGGAGCCCGGCGACGGGCCGTTGACCGAGTCCTCGGTGACCGCCCCCACCAACCCGTACGGGGCCTCGAAGCTCGCCGTCGACCACATGATCGCGGGGGAGTGCGCGGCGCACGGCCTCGCGGCGGTCTCGCTGCGCTACTTCAACGTGGCCGGGGCGTACGGGCGGTTCGGCGAGCTGCACGACCCCGAGACCCACCTGATCCCGCTGGTGCTGCAAGTGGCCCTCGGCGAGCGGGAGTCGATCTCCGTGTTCGGCGAGGACTACCCGACCCCGGACGGCACCTGCGTACGGGACTACATCCACGTCGCCGACCTCGCGGAGGCCCACCTGGCGGCGCTGCGGGTCGCCGCCGGGGGCGAGCACCTGGTGTGCAACCTCGGCAACGGCAGCGGGTTTTCGGTCCGCGAGGTCATCGAGACGGTCCGCAAGGTCACCGGGAAGGAGATTCCCGAGATCGTGGCCCCCCGCCGGGACGGCGATCCGGCCTTCCTCGTCGCCTCCGCCCGCACGGCCCACGAGCGCCTCGGCTGGACCCCGACCCGCTCGGACCTCACGGGCATCGTGACGGACGCCTGGAACTTCACCCGCGCCCGGCGCGGCTGA
- a CDS encoding response regulator transcription factor, whose protein sequence is MGVRVMVVDEHRLLAEALASALKLRGHRVLAAAAPAAGAAELVISRAPEVCLLGTATPAEPGVFEPIVRIKRERPQIAVVVLGPVPSPRGIAAAFAAGASGYVRHDERIEGVERALAKARAGEVAIAPQLLQAAFAELLNPAAQPDDEGSRLLRLLTPREVEVLVRVAEGEDTRLIAAGMAIAPSTARTHVQRVLMKLGVGSRLEAAALAARTGLLDRAGPPPSGGARP, encoded by the coding sequence ATGGGCGTACGGGTCATGGTGGTCGACGAGCACCGGCTGCTGGCCGAGGCGCTCGCCTCGGCCCTGAAACTGCGCGGCCACCGGGTGCTGGCGGCCGCCGCCCCGGCCGCGGGCGCCGCCGAACTGGTCATCAGCCGGGCCCCGGAGGTCTGCCTGCTGGGCACCGCCACGCCCGCCGAGCCCGGAGTCTTCGAGCCGATCGTCCGGATCAAGCGGGAGCGTCCGCAGATCGCCGTGGTCGTCCTGGGACCGGTGCCGAGCCCGCGCGGGATCGCCGCCGCCTTCGCGGCCGGCGCCTCGGGGTACGTACGCCACGACGAGCGCATCGAAGGCGTGGAGCGGGCCCTGGCCAAGGCCCGGGCGGGGGAAGTGGCCATCGCGCCGCAGCTGTTGCAGGCAGCCTTCGCCGAGCTGCTCAACCCCGCCGCGCAGCCCGACGACGAGGGCAGCCGGCTGCTGCGGCTGCTCACCCCGCGCGAGGTGGAGGTGCTGGTCCGGGTCGCCGAGGGCGAGGACACCCGGCTCATCGCCGCCGGCATGGCCATCGCGCCGAGCACCGCGCGCACGCACGTCCAGCGGGTGCTGATGAAGCTGGGCGTGGGCTCGCGGCTGGAGGCGGCCGCGCTGGCCGCCCGTACGGGTCTGCTGGACCGGGCCGGACCGCCGCCGTCCGGGGGCGCCCGGCCCTGA
- a CDS encoding IS30 family transposase, with protein sequence MDFKIRENRGPGGGGRLTREREAYSRLMQQGYSNREACRIVGINLRTGKRWRNGWHSPPSGKPKPPITVEASASGVSRYLREEDRIHIADRLREKASIRTIAAELGRSPSTISREIRRNGIPSRGDSSCWAYRPHAAHRRAEQRRPRPKPGKIRRSAELRQFIQAHLTLRWSPEQICQALQARFPARPEMHVAHETIYQALYVQGRGELRRELTRALRTGRSRRRPHRQSYKRKPRAIPNMVMISDRPAEAADRAVPGHWEGDLIIGKDGKSAIGTLVERTTRYVMLAHLPFDHTAASTRDALVETVKTLPPHLRRSLTWDQGVEMAAHQAFTVATNIPVYFCNPASPWQRGSNENTNGLLRQYFPKGTDLSRHTPQDLATVAAELNGRPRKTLGWETPAERLSKLLAA encoded by the coding sequence ATGGATTTCAAGATCCGGGAGAACCGGGGACCAGGGGGCGGTGGCCGTCTGACGCGTGAGCGGGAGGCATACTCCCGGCTCATGCAGCAGGGCTACAGCAACAGAGAAGCCTGCCGGATCGTCGGTATCAACCTGCGGACCGGCAAGAGATGGCGCAACGGTTGGCACTCGCCGCCGTCTGGGAAGCCGAAGCCTCCGATCACCGTGGAGGCTTCGGCTTCTGGCGTATCCAGGTACCTCCGCGAAGAGGACCGCATCCACATAGCCGACCGACTGCGCGAGAAGGCGTCGATCCGCACCATCGCCGCCGAGCTGGGCCGCAGCCCCTCCACCATCAGCAGGGAGATCCGCCGCAACGGCATTCCCTCACGCGGCGACTCGTCCTGCTGGGCCTACCGGCCCCACGCAGCCCACCGCCGCGCCGAGCAACGGCGCCCCCGCCCCAAGCCCGGCAAGATCCGCCGGAGCGCCGAACTACGCCAGTTCATCCAGGCCCACCTCACACTCCGATGGAGTCCGGAACAGATCTGCCAGGCTCTGCAGGCACGGTTCCCCGCCCGGCCGGAGATGCACGTGGCCCACGAGACGATCTACCAGGCTCTCTACGTCCAGGGCCGCGGAGAGCTCCGCCGCGAACTCACCCGCGCCCTGCGGACGGGCCGGTCCCGCCGCCGGCCACACCGCCAGTCCTACAAGCGCAAGCCGCGCGCCATACCGAACATGGTGATGATCAGCGACCGGCCTGCCGAGGCCGCCGACAGGGCCGTCCCCGGCCACTGGGAAGGCGATCTCATCATCGGAAAGGACGGCAAGTCCGCGATCGGCACCCTCGTCGAACGCACCACCCGCTACGTGATGCTCGCCCACCTGCCCTTCGACCACACGGCGGCCAGCACCCGGGACGCGCTCGTGGAGACGGTGAAGACTCTCCCGCCCCACCTGCGGCGATCCCTGACCTGGGACCAGGGCGTGGAGATGGCCGCCCACCAGGCATTCACCGTCGCCACGAACATCCCGGTCTACTTCTGCAACCCGGCCAGTCCCTGGCAGCGCGGCTCCAACGAGAACACGAACGGCCTGCTGCGGCAGTACTTCCCCAAGGGCACCGACCTGTCCCGGCACACGCCCCAGGACCTGGCCACCGTCGCCGCCGAACTCAACGGGCGCCCACGCAAAACGCTCGGCTGGGAAACCCCAGCCGAGCGCCTGTCTAAACTGCTCGCGGCCTGA
- a CDS encoding outer membrane protein assembly factor BamB family protein — protein MTEPPQPPNQPPNPSGYGHLPGPPQPGYGFPPQGENPYAQQPAPQGPYGQPPQGPYGAQPPGGYGFPPPPPHMAPGAPGMPPGPPGGPKKKLAVLIAASVAGVLVLGTGGYFAFFAGKDKGADQVIGQDTTPPADDKASPSASASVDKGDGSGNGGEEEEDLNAGRKQGESKVLWFKSSKIDGPGGGVDSKGQWIVGDTVVKSVWKSVTAYGVKDGKEKWTLTLPAVVCGVTDMTADGKTVVMYKNGESSSADCNQMRMIDLKAGKEGWSKEVPKEGLFDIFTSPDLALTGDSLVVNRMGTTSAFKVSTGDKLFTNKVEEGCRPGDFVAMNGKMLAIATCQDADKTVQVMDADPVTGKGTWIYKLPKDFQVKNVYSLDPIVLDLGNGDKERSIVVLGPDGKKRATVSGEGSFPVGCGGLFNRSLQSCGSSNVDANTLYLPTKPDVGKPNEIVAFDLGTGKVKWRTPAGEGRTLTPLKAAGGQVVVYREAESEKGGEVLTIPAGGGTPTAVLRNPSGPAAPVESSFLSPNVDYVDGRLFVSASHLQADNKSEKFLMVFGK, from the coding sequence ATGACCGAGCCGCCCCAGCCGCCGAACCAGCCGCCGAACCCTTCCGGTTACGGGCACCTGCCAGGGCCCCCGCAGCCCGGTTACGGTTTCCCGCCGCAGGGCGAGAACCCGTACGCACAGCAGCCCGCGCCGCAGGGGCCGTACGGCCAGCCGCCGCAGGGCCCGTACGGCGCGCAGCCGCCCGGGGGCTACGGCTTCCCGCCCCCGCCCCCGCACATGGCCCCCGGCGCCCCCGGCATGCCGCCCGGGCCGCCCGGCGGGCCGAAGAAGAAGCTCGCCGTGCTGATCGCGGCCTCCGTCGCCGGCGTGCTCGTCCTGGGCACCGGCGGCTACTTCGCGTTCTTCGCCGGCAAGGACAAGGGCGCCGACCAGGTCATCGGGCAGGACACCACCCCGCCCGCGGACGACAAGGCCTCGCCCTCCGCCTCCGCCTCCGTGGACAAGGGGGACGGCAGCGGCAACGGCGGTGAGGAGGAGGAAGACCTCAACGCCGGCCGCAAGCAGGGCGAGAGCAAGGTCCTCTGGTTCAAGAGCAGCAAGATCGACGGCCCCGGCGGGGGCGTCGACTCCAAGGGGCAGTGGATCGTCGGCGACACCGTCGTCAAGTCCGTCTGGAAGTCGGTCACCGCCTACGGGGTCAAGGACGGCAAGGAGAAGTGGACCCTCACCCTCCCCGCCGTCGTCTGCGGGGTCACCGACATGACCGCGGACGGCAAGACCGTCGTCATGTACAAGAACGGCGAGTCCAGCAGCGCCGACTGCAACCAGATGCGGATGATCGACCTCAAGGCCGGCAAGGAGGGATGGTCGAAGGAGGTCCCCAAGGAGGGTCTCTTCGACATCTTCACCAGCCCGGACCTCGCCCTCACCGGCGACTCCCTCGTCGTCAACCGGATGGGCACGACCAGCGCGTTCAAGGTCAGCACCGGGGACAAGCTCTTCACCAACAAGGTGGAAGAGGGCTGCCGGCCCGGCGACTTCGTCGCCATGAACGGCAAGATGCTCGCCATCGCGACCTGCCAGGACGCCGACAAGACCGTCCAGGTCATGGACGCCGACCCGGTCACCGGCAAGGGCACCTGGATCTACAAGCTCCCCAAGGACTTCCAGGTCAAGAACGTCTACTCGCTGGACCCGATCGTCCTCGACCTCGGCAACGGCGACAAGGAGCGCTCCATCGTGGTCCTCGGACCCGACGGCAAGAAGCGCGCCACCGTCTCCGGCGAAGGCAGCTTCCCGGTCGGCTGCGGCGGCCTGTTCAACCGTTCGCTCCAGAGCTGTGGTTCCTCCAACGTGGACGCGAACACCCTCTACCTGCCCACCAAGCCCGACGTCGGCAAGCCGAACGAGATCGTCGCCTTCGACCTCGGCACCGGCAAGGTGAAGTGGCGCACCCCGGCAGGCGAGGGACGCACCCTCACCCCGCTGAAGGCGGCGGGCGGCCAGGTCGTCGTCTACCGAGAGGCGGAGAGCGAGAAGGGCGGCGAGGTCCTCACCATCCCGGCCGGCGGGGGCACGCCCACCGCGGTCCTGCGCAACCCGTCCGGCCCCGCCGCCCCGGTGGAGAGCTCCTTCCTCTCCCCGAACGTGGACTACGTGGACGGCCGGCTGTTCGTCTCCGCCTCCCACCTGCAGGCCGACAACAAGAGCGAGAAGTTCCTGATGGTCTTCGGCAAGTGA
- a CDS encoding acyltransferase family protein: protein MGASAQDIADATPATRDRYVDLLRVASLGTVIAGHWLMAAVSGDGIGNLLAVVPPLQVLTWALQVMPVFFFVGGFSHALSYRSLARRTDGPVYAAFLRARLRRLLRPTLVFVAVWTAVALTAQLLGGGGGRLSGAAFRLVTQPLWFIGIYLAMVALTPPLLTLHERYGWAAFGALAAAAAAVDLLRFAGGVPYAEFLNFAFVWLAVHQLGFLRATGPGRGQLRRPGALAAAGLAGAVLLVAYGPYPLSMVGMPGEKVSNMAPPTLALLAHGIWLVGAVELLRAPAAGWLARPRVWRGVVAANGVAMTAFLWHLTAMLAVYAAQLGLGFALPEPAGAAWWAQVPVRFLAAAALTCVLVAVFRRFEAPAGSTAHPGAGAGPGSGPRAALGTALCLLGVLGLSTTGLGGLLEGHSATLIALPVTAPAAIGMALGGWLLVERSGTSRRVRLRG from the coding sequence ATGGGAGCCAGCGCACAAGACATCGCCGATGCCACCCCCGCCACCCGGGACCGCTACGTCGACCTGCTCCGGGTCGCCTCGCTCGGGACGGTCATCGCCGGGCACTGGCTGATGGCCGCCGTCAGCGGCGACGGCATAGGGAACCTGCTCGCCGTCGTGCCGCCGCTCCAGGTGCTCACCTGGGCGCTGCAGGTCATGCCGGTGTTCTTCTTCGTCGGGGGGTTCTCGCACGCCCTGTCCTACCGGTCCCTCGCACGCCGCACCGACGGCCCGGTGTACGCCGCCTTCCTGCGGGCCCGCCTGCGGCGGCTGCTGCGGCCCACCCTCGTGTTCGTCGCCGTCTGGACCGCCGTCGCCCTGACCGCGCAGCTCCTCGGCGGGGGCGGCGGCCGGCTGTCGGGGGCCGCGTTCCGGCTGGTCACGCAGCCGCTGTGGTTCATCGGGATCTACCTCGCGATGGTCGCCCTCACCCCGCCCCTGCTGACCCTGCACGAGCGCTACGGCTGGGCCGCCTTCGGGGCCCTGGCCGCGGCTGCCGCCGCCGTCGATCTGCTGCGCTTCGCGGGCGGCGTCCCGTACGCCGAGTTCCTGAACTTCGCCTTCGTCTGGCTCGCCGTCCACCAGCTCGGCTTCCTGCGCGCCACCGGCCCTGGCCGTGGGCAGCTCCGCCGTCCCGGCGCCCTCGCCGCCGCCGGGCTCGCCGGGGCCGTCCTGCTGGTGGCGTACGGGCCGTACCCGCTGTCCATGGTCGGGATGCCGGGGGAGAAGGTCTCCAACATGGCCCCGCCCACCCTGGCCCTGCTCGCGCACGGGATCTGGCTCGTGGGCGCCGTGGAGCTGCTCAGGGCCCCCGCCGCCGGCTGGCTGGCCCGGCCCCGGGTCTGGCGCGGGGTGGTCGCCGCCAACGGGGTCGCCATGACGGCCTTCCTCTGGCACCTCACCGCGATGCTCGCCGTGTACGCCGCCCAGCTCGGCCTCGGCTTCGCCCTGCCCGAGCCCGCCGGGGCGGCCTGGTGGGCCCAGGTACCGGTCCGGTTCCTCGCCGCCGCCGCGCTGACCTGCGTACTCGTCGCGGTCTTCCGCCGCTTCGAGGCGCCCGCCGGGAGCACCGCGCACCCCGGCGCCGGCGCCGGCCCCGGCTCGGGCCCCCGCGCCGCCCTCGGCACCGCGCTCTGCCTCCTGGGCGTTCTCGGGCTCTCCACGACCGGTCTCGGCGGGCTCCTGGAAGGCCACAGCGCCACCCTGATCGCGCTCCCGGTCACCGCGCCCGCCGCGATCGGCATGGCGCTGGGCGGCTGGCTGCTGGTGGAACGGTCCGGCACTTCGCGGAGGGTTAGGCTGAGGGGCTGA
- a CDS encoding ABC-F family ATP-binding cassette domain-containing protein, producing MAVNLVNVEAVSKVYGTRTLLDGISLGVSEGDRIGVVGRNGDGKTTLIRMLAKLEEPDIGRVTQNSGLRMGVLTQHDSLDPSATVRHEIIGDMADHEWAGNAKIRDVLTGLFGGLDLPGFGQGLDTVIGPLSGGERRRIALAQLLIADQDLLVLDEPTNHLDVEGISWLAKHLQERRSALVCVTHDRWFLDQVCTRMWDVQRGDVHEYEGGYSDYVFARAERDRIAATEESKRQNLMRKELAWLRRGAPARTSKPRYRIEAANELIADVPPPRDKSELMKFANARLGKTVFDLENVTVQAGPKTLLQHLTWHLGPGDRVGLVGVNGAGKTSLLRALAEAARTQGEVQPAAGSVTVGKTVKLAYLSQEVGELDPSLRVLEAVQRVRDRVDLGQGREMTAGQLCEQFGFTKEKQWTPVGDLSGGERRRLQILRLLMDEPNVLFLDEPTNDLDIETLTQLEDLLDGWPGSMIVISHDRFFIERTTDTVMALLGDASLRMLPRGLDEYLERRRKMIDAAAPAPAPAAAGKSSASGDARAAKKELQKIERQLNKMTDRESSLHAQIAENSTDFDKVAKLDAELRELIADRDDLEMRWLELAEDA from the coding sequence ATGGCCGTCAACCTGGTCAATGTCGAGGCAGTCAGCAAGGTGTACGGCACCCGTACCCTGCTCGACGGCATCTCCCTCGGCGTATCCGAGGGGGACCGGATCGGTGTCGTAGGCCGCAACGGCGACGGCAAGACCACCCTCATCCGCATGCTCGCCAAGCTGGAGGAACCCGACATCGGCCGGGTCACCCAGAACAGCGGCCTGCGCATGGGCGTGCTCACCCAGCACGACTCCCTCGACCCCTCGGCCACCGTCCGGCACGAGATCATCGGGGACATGGCCGACCACGAGTGGGCCGGCAACGCGAAGATCCGCGACGTCCTGACCGGCCTCTTCGGCGGGCTCGACCTGCCCGGCTTCGGGCAGGGCCTGGACACGGTCATCGGCCCGCTCTCCGGTGGGGAGCGCCGCCGCATCGCGCTCGCCCAGCTGCTCATCGCCGACCAGGACCTCCTCGTACTCGACGAGCCCACCAACCACCTCGACGTCGAGGGCATCTCCTGGCTGGCCAAGCACCTCCAGGAGCGCCGCTCCGCGCTCGTCTGCGTCACCCACGACCGGTGGTTCCTCGACCAGGTCTGCACCCGCATGTGGGACGTGCAGCGCGGTGACGTCCACGAGTACGAGGGCGGCTACAGCGACTACGTCTTCGCCCGCGCCGAGCGCGACCGCATCGCGGCGACCGAGGAGTCCAAGCGGCAGAACCTGATGCGCAAGGAGCTCGCCTGGCTGCGCCGCGGCGCCCCCGCGCGGACCTCCAAGCCGCGCTACCGCATCGAGGCCGCCAACGAGCTGATCGCCGACGTGCCGCCGCCGCGCGACAAGTCCGAGCTGATGAAGTTCGCGAACGCCCGCCTCGGCAAGACCGTGTTCGACCTGGAGAACGTCACCGTCCAGGCCGGCCCCAAGACCCTCCTCCAGCACCTCACCTGGCACCTGGGCCCCGGCGACCGCGTCGGTCTCGTCGGCGTCAACGGCGCCGGCAAGACCTCCCTGCTGCGGGCCCTCGCCGAGGCCGCCCGCACTCAGGGCGAGGTCCAGCCGGCCGCCGGGTCCGTGACCGTCGGCAAGACCGTCAAGCTGGCCTACCTCTCGCAGGAGGTCGGCGAACTCGACCCGTCCCTGCGGGTCCTGGAGGCCGTGCAGCGCGTCCGCGACCGGGTCGACCTCGGCCAGGGCCGCGAGATGACGGCCGGGCAGCTGTGCGAGCAGTTCGGCTTCACCAAGGAGAAGCAGTGGACGCCCGTCGGCGACCTCTCCGGTGGTGAGCGGCGCCGGCTGCAGATCCTGCGCCTGCTGATGGACGAGCCCAACGTCCTCTTCCTCGACGAGCCCACCAACGACCTCGACATCGAGACCCTGACCCAGCTGGAGGACCTCCTCGACGGCTGGCCCGGGTCGATGATCGTGATCTCGCACGACCGGTTCTTCATCGAGCGCACCACCGACACGGTCATGGCCCTGCTCGGCGACGCGAGCCTGCGGATGCTCCCGCGCGGCCTCGACGAGTACCTGGAGCGCCGCCGGAAGATGATCGACGCGGCCGCTCCGGCGCCCGCCCCGGCCGCCGCCGGAAAGTCCTCGGCCTCCGGGGACGCGCGCGCCGCGAAGAAGGAGCTGCAGAAGATCGAGCGGCAGCTCAACAAGATGACGGACCGCGAGAGCAGTCTGCACGCCCAGATCGCCGAGAACTCCACCGACTTCGACAAGGTCGCCAAGCTCGACGCCGAACTGCGGGAACTCATCGCGGACCGGGACGACTTGGAGATGCGCTGGCTGGAGCTCGCCGAAGACGCGTAG